In Romboutsia lituseburensis, a genomic segment contains:
- a CDS encoding terminase large subunit, with product MAKRKKDRVTEYAKLVVSGKIIAGKSVIKACKRHLNDLKRSKTKEFQYKWDVERSESALNLYNDLTILEGDEPQQLKTRGFQEFILGSLEGWVTKRTEYVRFREAYIQVARQNGKSFLSGAKGVKTSNFSSYRMGRIICAATKMDQAKIVWEEIKKFIIADEDLKVMFKITESENLITAGATGTTIKAIGRDTKSIDGFRSVLAIPDELHAHRTNQIYKLLLGGQRKVNNALILAITTAGFDLNSFCYEHYQFCKKVLDGAVDKDSLFIFIAEMDEDDDIWDYHNWVKSNPLLLLNEDNTINMEEVRKMSEVAVEVKEKGGQDLLDFMTKWLNMWVSYRGGKYLDVDCLNKCESDLTIEDMRGRECYLGIDLSSGGDLTSIGLVFPLNDEEETVFIHSHSFMPELRLLEHEKTDDVPYRLWVKDKLLTLTTGAFGIKTDYKFIVNYLKDLIEKYEIIIKICGYDRHNASAFLSDLDFLGCDLVDINQSAKSLNDATVDFQLSVKSLQVKYDKRNKLFKWSAVNATTTKNSFGEIKIDKTLEENRIDPIDAIIDAWKLYFEEEKQSDVAFVPD from the coding sequence ATGGCGAAAAGAAAAAAAGATAGAGTTACTGAATATGCTAAACTGGTTGTAAGCGGTAAGATAATAGCTGGTAAAAGTGTTATAAAAGCCTGTAAAAGGCATTTAAATGACTTGAAACGTAGCAAAACTAAAGAATTTCAGTATAAATGGGACGTTGAGAGGTCAGAGTCAGCATTAAATTTATATAACGACTTAACTATATTAGAAGGTGATGAACCTCAACAACTAAAAACTAGAGGATTCCAAGAATTTATACTTGGAAGTTTAGAAGGTTGGGTCACCAAAAGAACTGAATATGTTAGATTTAGAGAGGCTTACATTCAAGTTGCTAGACAGAATGGGAAGTCTTTTTTAAGTGGAGCTAAGGGTGTAAAAACTAGTAATTTTTCAAGTTATAGAATGGGTAGAATTATATGTGCTGCCACAAAAATGGATCAAGCTAAAATAGTTTGGGAAGAAATAAAGAAATTTATTATTGCAGATGAAGATTTAAAAGTCATGTTTAAAATAACAGAATCTGAAAATCTTATAACTGCTGGAGCAACAGGAACTACAATAAAAGCTATAGGAAGAGATACTAAATCTATAGATGGATTTAGAAGTGTACTTGCTATACCAGATGAGTTACATGCTCATAGAACTAATCAAATATATAAATTACTTCTTGGAGGTCAAAGAAAAGTAAATAATGCACTAATTTTAGCTATAACTACTGCTGGATTTGATTTAAATTCATTCTGTTATGAACATTATCAATTCTGTAAAAAGGTATTAGATGGTGCTGTAGACAAAGACAGTTTATTTATATTTATTGCAGAAATGGATGAAGATGATGATATTTGGGATTATCATAATTGGGTTAAAAGTAATCCATTATTACTACTTAATGAAGATAATACAATAAATATGGAAGAAGTACGAAAAATGAGTGAAGTTGCAGTGGAAGTTAAAGAAAAGGGTGGACAAGATTTACTAGACTTTATGACTAAGTGGCTAAATATGTGGGTTAGCTATAGGGGTGGAAAATACTTAGATGTTGATTGCTTAAATAAATGTGAATCTGACTTAACTATTGAAGATATGAGAGGCAGAGAATGCTATTTAGGTATAGATTTATCTAGTGGTGGAGATTTAACATCAATAGGTCTTGTATTTCCTTTAAATGATGAAGAAGAAACTGTATTTATTCATTCTCACTCATTTATGCCAGAACTAAGGCTATTAGAACATGAAAAAACAGATGATGTACCTTATAGGCTTTGGGTTAAAGATAAATTATTAACTTTAACTACTGGTGCATTTGGAATAAAAACAGATTATAAATTTATCGTAAATTATCTAAAGGATCTTATAGAAAAGTATGAAATAATCATAAAAATATGCGGTTATGATAGACATAATGCAAGTGCTTTTTTATCAGATTTAGATTTTTTAGGGTGTGATTTAGTTGATATAAATCAAAGTGCTAAGTCATTAAATGATGCTACCGTTGATTTTCAACTTTCAGTAAAATCACTTCAAGTTAAATATGATAAAAGAAACAAATTATTTAAATGGAGTGCAGTAAATGCAACTACTACAAAAAACAGTTTTGGAGAAATAAAAATAGATAAAACATTAGAAGAAAATAGAATAGATCCAATAGATGCAATAATAGATGCATGGAAATTGTACTTTGAAGAAGAAAAACAATCAGATGTAGCATTTGTACCTGATTAA
- a CDS encoding phage terminase small subunit P27 family codes for MGRNRKTTSTTKKHLTKKEINQRENQENKIKLDREDLAKVPEWMQNDLLARNEFARVVDAATKINLWDNLDLSILAIYCKAYSGYITVTELIDKNGYTVPGKESEKISPYVTAQNRYVEQILKCSSKLGLATTDRLKLIVPEGESKENKFNKYIVV; via the coding sequence ATGGGAAGAAATCGAAAAACAACTTCTACTACTAAAAAGCATTTAACAAAAAAAGAAATTAATCAAAGAGAAAATCAAGAAAATAAAATAAAATTAGATAGAGAGGATTTAGCAAAGGTTCCAGAATGGATGCAAAATGACCTCCTAGCTCGTAATGAATTTGCAAGAGTAGTTGATGCAGCTACTAAAATTAATTTATGGGATAATTTAGATTTATCTATATTAGCAATATATTGTAAAGCATATTCTGGGTATATAACTGTTACTGAATTAATAGATAAGAATGGTTATACTGTTCCAGGTAAAGAAAGTGAAAAAATAAGTCCATATGTTACAGCACAAAATAGATATGTTGAGCAGATTCTAAAATGTTCTTCTAAATTAGGACTAGCTACTACTGACCGCTTGAAGTTAATAGTACCTGAAGGAGAAAGTAAAGAAAATAAATTCAATAAATATATAGTAGTGTGA
- a CDS encoding HNH endonuclease — protein sequence MLKKICNCGKLINQQQRMCDACMSKHIEAKKKSNKVYNSYNRDKDIDSFYKTNEWLNTREYILTKYNYIDLWDYFVNQRVTNANTVHHITEIKDDYELRLDEKNLIPLSPKSHSKIHKLYRKDKEKTQLKLKEIIDLANKFGVR from the coding sequence GTGTTAAAGAAGATATGTAACTGTGGTAAGCTAATTAATCAGCAACAAAGAATGTGTGATGCATGTATGAGTAAACATATAGAAGCTAAGAAGAAGAGTAACAAGGTTTATAACTCTTATAATAGAGATAAAGATATTGATTCATTTTATAAAACAAATGAATGGTTAAATACAAGAGAATATATATTAACTAAATATAATTATATCGATCTATGGGATTATTTTGTTAATCAAAGAGTTACAAATGCAAATACAGTACATCATATCACAGAAATAAAAGATGATTATGAACTAAGACTTGATGAAAAGAATTTAATACCGTTAAGTCCTAAAAGTCATAGTAAGATACATAAGTTGTACAGAAAAGACAAGGAAAAGACTCAATTGAAGCTTAAGGAGATTATAGATCTAGCAAATAAATTTGGAGTTAGATAG
- a CDS encoding tyrosine-type recombinase/integrase, whose protein sequence is MNVVQPIRDKEKIREAKRFLEEWDQRYYVMFLLGIRTGLRITDILELRVKDVRDKSGKIKTHILTKENKTNKRKRIKMHTELKQQLEEYILSKDDEAYLIQSNKKDKFGDNKHISRQRAWEVLKNVSEFIGVDEIGCHTLRKTFGYHYYKKTKDIALLQSIFNHSSPEITLRYICITDDMMDRAFDNMEY, encoded by the coding sequence ATTAATGTTGTACAACCTATTAGAGACAAGGAAAAGATAAGAGAAGCTAAGAGGTTTTTAGAGGAATGGGACCAAAGATATTATGTTATGTTTTTACTTGGAATACGTACAGGACTTAGAATAACAGATATATTAGAGTTGAGAGTTAAGGATGTAAGAGATAAGAGTGGAAAGATAAAAACTCATATACTTACTAAGGAGAATAAGACTAATAAACGTAAGAGAATAAAGATGCATACAGAGTTGAAGCAGCAGTTAGAGGAATATATATTAAGCAAAGATGATGAAGCTTATTTAATACAATCTAACAAGAAAGATAAGTTTGGAGATAACAAACATATATCAAGGCAAAGAGCATGGGAAGTATTAAAGAATGTATCAGAATTTATAGGAGTAGATGAGATAGGGTGCCATACACTTAGAAAGACATTTGGCTATCATTACTATAAGAAGACTAAGGACATTGCTTTATTGCAAAGTATATTCAATCATTCATCACCAGAGATAACACTTAGATATATATGTATAACTGATGATATGATGGATAGAGCATTTGATAACATGGAGTATTAG